In Actinomycetota bacterium, the sequence CGGCCACGGCCGGCACCCCGGCCTCGACGGCGGCCCGGAACGAGCGCACCTGGGCCTCGGCGGCCGGGCGGGCCCGGTCCTTGATCCAGGCGGGCACGCTCGGCCCGCCCAGGATGCCGTGCGGGGCCAGGAAGGTCGGGGTCAGGCGGGCCCCGGTGCCGAGGAACAGCTCGATGGCGGCCTCGTCGAGGAACATGCCGTGCTCGATCGAGTCGACCCCCGCCCGCAGGGCCGCCGCCACCCCGCCCTCGCCGATGGCGTGGGCGGCCACGGTCAGGCCCAGCCGGTGGGCCTCGGAGACCAGGGCGTCCAGCTCGGGCTGGGTGTAGGCGGGCTCGCGGGGGTCGACGCCCGGGGTGAGCACGCCGCCGGTCGCCACCACCTTGATGCAGCGGGCCCCCATGGCCAGGTTGGCCCGGACCGACGCCCGCATGGCCTCGACGCCGTCGGTGACCCGGCCCAGGTAGGGGATGTGGCCGCCGGTCATGGTCACCGCCGGCCCGGCGGCCACCACCCGCGGGCCGGGGAGCGTTCCCTCCTCCACGGCCTGGCCGACCAGGATCGCCTCGGCCCCCGGGGCGCCCAGGTCGCGGACCAGGGTGACGCCCTGGTCGAGCTGGCGGCGGGCGTTGACCACGGCGGCGATGGTCCGGTCGACCTCGGTCTTGGGCAGGGTGGCGGCCAGGTCGGGCCCGCCGCTGGCCACCAGGTGGACGTGGACGTCGACCAGCCCGGGGAGCAGGGTCGCCCCGGGGAAGTCGAGGGCCGGGAGCCGGTCGGCGCCCTCGGGGAGGCCGGCGGCCGGGCCGGTGTAGGCGATGCGGCCGCCCTCCAGCAGCAGGGCGGCGGCGTCGACGGGCGGGGTGCCGGTGCCGTCGAGGAGGCGCGGCGCGCGCAGCACGACGGGGTCGGGGGTCGCGGGGCCGGTCATGTGAGGTGGGCGAAGGGGGACTTGAACCCCCACGTCCTTGCGGACACAGGAACCTGAATCCTGCGCGTCTGCCAATTCCGCCACTCGCCCGGGGGAATCGAGCGGGGATTGTAGCACGGCCGTGACCACCTCGGCCGGGGAAGCCGCTGGTCACCGGCTAGAGTGGGTACACTGCGGCGAGCCGGTGACCGGACAAGGCAAAGGAGTGCCCGAGGGCTCGGACGATGGGGATCTTGCGGGACTTCGAGCGGCGCCTCGAGGGCGCGGTGGAGGGGCTGTTCGCGCGCGCCTTCCGCTCCGGAGTGCAACCCGTCGAGCTGGGCAAGCGCCTGGTCCGGGAGGTCGAGGACGGGCGCACGGTGGGAGTCAACCGCGTCTACGTCCCCAACGTGTACGTCTACGAGCTGTCTCCCGGTGACCGGGAGCGCTTCGCCGACTATGAGGTCGCCCTGGCCCAGGAGCTGGCCGCGCTGGCCGTGGACACGGCCCGCGAGCGCGACTGGGCCATGCTCGGGCCGGCCCGGATCGAGTTCGAGACGGCCGACGACCTGGAGGTTGGCCGCTTCCGGCTGAGCGG encodes:
- a CDS encoding amidohydrolase family protein; translated protein: MTGPATPDPVVLRAPRLLDGTGTPPVDAAALLLEGGRIAYTGPAAGLPEGADRLPALDFPGATLLPGLVDVHVHLVASGGPDLAATLPKTEVDRTIAAVVNARRQLDQGVTLVRDLGAPGAEAILVGQAVEEGTLPGPRVVAAGPAVTMTGGHIPYLGRVTDGVEAMRASVRANLAMGARCIKVVATGGVLTPGVDPREPAYTQPELDALVSEAHRLGLTVAAHAIGEGGVAAALRAGVDSIEHGMFLDEAAIELFLGTGARLTPTFLAPHGILGGPSVPAWIKDRARPAAEAQVRSFRAAVEAGVPAVAGTDAGTPDNPHGGVASEVAFMVDAGLPVLRAVRAATAEAADLLGVADRGVLRQGAAADVLVAGGDVAADITALQRPVAVFQDGRRVG